A DNA window from Bos javanicus breed banteng chromosome 10, ARS-OSU_banteng_1.0, whole genome shotgun sequence contains the following coding sequences:
- the ZNF219 gene encoding zinc finger protein 219 translates to MEGSRPRAPVGHLAPSPPAFDGELDLQRYSNGPGVSAGSPGMGAVGWSESRAGERRFPCPVCGKRFRFNSILALHLRAHPGAQAFQCPHCGHRAAQRALLRSHLRTHQPERPRSPAARLLLELEERALLREARLGRPRSSGGLQATPATEGLPRPQASSSSAFRCPFCKGKFRTAAERERHLHILHRPWKCGLCSFGSSQEEELLHHSLTAHGAPERPLAATSAAPQPQPPPQSEPRSVPEPEPEPESEATPAPAPAAPEEPPAPPEFRCQVCGQSFTQSWFLKGHMRKHKASFDHACPVCGRCFKEPWFLKNHMKVHASKLGPLRAPGPGSGPARAPQPPDLGLLAYEPLGPALLLAPAPTPAERREPPSLLGYLSLRAGEARPNGEGAEPGAGRSFGSFRPLPSALPARARRHRAEEPDEEEEVVEAEEETWARSRAVGPLASLPSRPGEAPGHSAPAAGAQARSTATQEENGLLVGGARPEGGRGATGKDCPFCGKSFRSAHHLKVHLRVHTGERPYKCPHCDYAGTQSGSLKYHLQRHHREQKSGAGPGPPPEPPPPSQRGSGQSSGAKAAPQPATWVEGRASPRPPASGGAPGSRRKPASPGRTLRNGRGGEAEPLDLSLRAGPGGEAGPGGALHRCLFCPFATGAPELMALHLQVHHSRRARGRRPPQADASPPYARAPSGETPPTPPQEGEEGPGLLRSGEAGLGGQER, encoded by the exons ATGGAG GGCTCACGTCCCCGCGCCCCGGTCGGCCACCTAGCGCCGTCGCCCCCGGCTTTCGACGGCGAACTGGATCTGCAGCGCTACTCCAACGGGCCAGGCGTGAGCGCCGGGTCTCCAGGGATGGGAGCAGTGGGCTGGTCTGAGAGTCGCGCAGGCGAACGGCGCTTCCCCTGCCCTGTATGCGGGAAGCGCTTCCGCTTCAACTCTATCCTGGCTTTGCACCTGCGGGCGCACCCAGGCGCCCAGGCCTTCCAGTGCCCGCACTGTGGCCACCGTGCTGCGCAGCGGGCGCTGCTGCGCTCACACCTGCGCACGCATCAGCCCGAGCGCCCGCGAAGCCCCGCAGCGCGCCTGTTGCTGGAGTTGGAGGAGCGAGCTCTACTGCGGGAGGCCCGGCTGGGGAGACCTCGAAGTTCAGGGGGCCTGCAGGCCACCCCTGCCACCGAGGGCCTGCCGCGGCCCCAGGCTTCTTCGTCGTCCGCCTTCCGTTGCCCCTTCTGCAAAGGCAAATTTCGCACCGCGGCGGAGCGCGAACGCCACCTGCACATTCTGCACAGGCCCTGGAAGTGCGGCCTGTGCAGTTTCGGCTCCAGCCAGGAGGAGGAGCTGCTGCACCACAGCCTGACGGCCCACGGAGCTCCCGAGCGCCCCCTGGCGGCCACCTCGGCTGCGCCCCAGCCTCAACCTCCACCCCAGTCTGAACCTAGATCGGTCCCCGAGCCAGAGCCAGAGCCTGAAAGTGAGGCAACCCCCGCCCCCGCTCCTGCTGCTCCCGAGGAGCCCCCAGCGCCTCCAGAGTTCCGCTGTCAAGTGTGTGGCCAGAGCTTTACGCAGTCCTGGTTTCTCAAGGGTCACATGCGCAAGCACAAGGCCTCCTTCGATCATGCATGTCCTGTTTGTGGCCGCTGCTtcaaggagccctggttcctAAAGAACCACATGAAAGTGCACGCCAGCAAGCTGGGCCCACTGCGTGCTCCGGGGCCTGGTTCCGGGCCTGCCCGGGCCCCCCAGCCTCCTGACCTGGGCCTACTTGCCTATGAGCCTCTGGGCCCTGCGCTCCTCTTGGCCCCAGCGCCCACCCCCGCTGAGCGCCGTGAGCCTCCGAGCCTCCTGGGCTACCTGAGCCTACGAGCTGGCGAGGCGCGGCCCAATGGTGAGGGCGCTGAGCCTGGGGCTGGCCGCAGCTTTGGAAGCTTCCGCCCGCTGCCCTCTGCTCTCCCAGCCCGGGCTCGCCGGCACCGCGCTGAGGAGCCAGACGAGGAAGAGGAGGTGgtggaggcagaggaagagacCTGGGCCCGGAGCAGGGCGGTGGGCCCTCTGGCTTCCCTGCCCTCGCGCCCAGGCGAGGCCCCAGGGCACTCTGCGCCTGCCGCGGGGGCCCAGGCGAGGTCCACCGCCACGCAGG AAGAGAATGGTCTGTTAGTTGGAGGGGCCCGGCCTGAAGGGGGCCGGGGGGCCACCGGCAAGGATTGCCCCTTTTGTGGAAAATCCTTCCGCTCAGCGCACCACCTCAAAGTGCACCTGCGCGTGCACACAG GCGAGCGCCCCTACAAGTGTCCGCACTGCGACTACGCGGGCACCCAGTCCGGCTCGCTCAAGTATCACCTGCAGCGCCACCACCGGGAGCAGAAGAGCGGAGCCGGCCCCGGGCCACCCCCGGAGCCGCCGCCCCCTTCCCAGCGGGGTTCGGGCCAGTCGTCCGGAGCCAAGGCGGCTCCGCAGCCTGCGACCTGGGTAGAGGGCAGAGCGAGCCCCCGGCCTCCCGCGAGTGGCGGCGCGCCGGGGTCCCGTCGGAAGCCCGCCAGCCCCGGGAGGACCCTGCGCAACGGGCGAGGCGGTGAGGCCGAGCCCCTGGACCTGTCCCTGCGGGCAGGCCCAGGAGGCGAGGCTGGGCCAGGGGGTGCCCTCCACCGATGCCTCTTCTGTCCCTTCGCCACGGGAGCCCCCGAGCTCATGGCCTTGCACCTACAGGTGCACCACAGCCGCAGGGCTCGGGGCCGCAGGCCGCCCCAGGCCGATGCATCCCCGCCCTATGCCCGAGCACCGTCAGGAGAGACCCCTCCCACTCCTCcgcaggaaggggaggagggcccCGGGCTGTTGAGATCCGGAGAGGCTGGGCTAGGGGGCCAAGAAAGGTAG